One genomic region from Apteryx mantelli isolate bAptMan1 chromosome 7, bAptMan1.hap1, whole genome shotgun sequence encodes:
- the MFSD13A gene encoding transmembrane protein 180, with protein sequence MGLRLLACLFHLPTAVIYGSLSLFVSILHNVFLLYYVDTFVSVYKIDKLSFWIGETVFLIWNSLNDPLFGWLSDRVFLSTQQPGTEISSPEVVLKRLRALSHNGPLFAISFLAFWVAWTHPGLQFLLCLCLYDSFLTMVDLHHNALLADLAVSAKDRTSLNFYCALFSAIGSLSVFMSYAVWNKEDFFSFRIFCVVLALCSIIGFTLSTQLLRQRFEADGKAKWDQESTLKELYIEKLSVPQEKRITLAEYLQQLSRHRNFLWFVCMNLVQVFHCHFNSNFFPLFLEHLLSDQISVSTGSFLLGVSYIAPHLNNLYFLSLCRRCGVYAVVRGLFFLKLALSVAMLLAGPDQVYLLCIFIASNRVFTEGTCKLLNLVVTDLVDEDLVLNRRKQAASALLFGMVALVTKPGQTFAPLIGTWLLCAYTGYDIFQRDPLSNVVSAQPKLESDAAWEPTLRQGCFYLLVFVPITCALLQLLSWSQFSLHGKRLQMVKAQRQSLTQGRAPEVKMI encoded by the exons ATGGGCTTGCGGCTGTTGGcttgtctttttcatttgccCACTGCAGTGATCTATGGGTCCCTGTCGCTGTTTGTTTCCATTTTGCACAACGTATTCCTCCTGTACTACGTGGACACCTTTGTCTCAGTTTACAAGATTGATAAACTGTCCTTTTGGATAGGAGAG ACTGTGTTTCTGATCTGGAACAGCCTCAATGACCCTCTGTTTGGCTGGCTGAGTGACCGGGTCTTCCTTAGCACACAGCA gCCAGGAACAGAGATTTCCTCCCCAGAAGTAGTTCTGAAGAGACTCAGGGCGCTAAGCCACAATGGGCCCCTCTTTGCCATCTCTTTCCTGGCATTCTGGGTTGCCTGGACTCATCCTGGTTTGCAGTTCCTTCTCTGCCTTTGCCTCTACGACAGCTTTCTCACCATGGTGGACCTCCATCACAACGCCTTGCTCGCAGACCTGGCTGTTTCAGCAAAGGACAGGACTAGCCTCAACTTCTACTGCGCCCTCTTCAGTGCCATAGGCTCGCTCTCCGTCTTCATGTCCTATGCAGTGTGGAACAAAGAAGACTTCTTTTCCTTTCGCATATTTTGCGTGGTGCTGGCCCTCTGCTCCATCATTGGTTTTACCCTGTCAACACAGCTGCTCCGCCAGCGGTTTGAGGCTGATGGAAAAGCAAAATGGGACCAGGAATCAACACTGAAGGA gCTGTACATTGAGAAACTCTCTGTCCCCCAGGAGAAGAGGATCACCCTGGCAGAGTATCTCCAGCAGCTCTCCCGACATCGCAACTTCCTCTGGTTTGTCTGCATGAACCTAGTCCAG GTTTTTCACTGCCACTTTAACAGCAACTTCTTCCCCCTATTTCTGGAGCACCTGCTGTCAGACCAGATCTCTGTCTCTACTGGATCTTTCCTGCTAG GTGTTTCCTATATTGCCCCTCACCTCAACAACCTCTACTTCCTGTCCCTCTGCCGCCGTTGTGGGGTTTATGCTGTGGTGCGAGGACTCTTCTTCCTGAAGTTGGCTCTCAGTGTTGCCATGCTCCTTGCAGGACCTGATCAGGTGTATCTGCTCTGCATCTTCATTGCCAG CAACCGGGTGTTCACAGAAGGGACCTGTAAGTTGCTGAACCTGGTGGTCACTGACTTGGTGGATGAGGATCTAGTCCTGAACCGTAGGAAGCAGGCGGCCTCAGCGCTGCTGTTTGGGATGGTTGCTCTGGTCACCAAACCGGGCCAGACCTTTGCCCCTCTGATCGGCACCTGGCTGCTCTGTGCGTACACAG GCTACGACATTTTCCAGCGTGACCCCTTGAGCAACGTGGTGAGCGCCCAGCCGAAGCTGGAGTCTGATGCAGCCTGGGAGCCAACTCTTCGCCAGGGCTGTTTTTACCTCCTCGTTTTTGTACCCATCACGTGTGCGTTGCTGCAACTCCTCAGCTGGTCTC